In Rahnella aquatilis CIP 78.65 = ATCC 33071, one DNA window encodes the following:
- the citC gene encoding [citrate (pro-3S)-lyase] ligase has protein sequence MFSRDEPDFHVISVSQPPEGMLEDIRALLQQSQLGMDDDIEQFVVACSGRRLVGCAGLVSNTIKCVAVAADWRGENLSARLLGEVENLAVSGGKFHLFLYTRPSNLQRFRGCGFYPLVQWDDVAVLMENTPVGISQYCRGLQRHYHHGQRIGAVVMNANPFTLGHRFLAEQAAATCDWLHVFVVSEDVSYFPFQERLAMVRLGVADLPNVTVHAGSEYLISRATFPGYFLKDAGLVNQAWSVMDLLIFRQYIAPALGITHRFVGSEPFCPVTHQYNCDMHDWLEAPDRLASPPLKVVELPRKRHASGRAISASEVRALLRAHQLPRIRDIVPPGTYSHLEQHYSATAPAEPVHDDVHIISPSLC, from the coding sequence ATGTTCAGCCGTGACGAACCGGACTTTCATGTCATCAGTGTCAGCCAGCCGCCGGAAGGCATGCTGGAGGATATCCGCGCCCTGTTGCAACAAAGCCAGTTAGGCATGGATGACGACATTGAGCAGTTCGTGGTGGCCTGCTCCGGCCGCCGGCTGGTCGGCTGCGCCGGTCTGGTCAGCAACACGATCAAATGCGTCGCCGTGGCCGCCGACTGGCGCGGGGAAAATCTCAGCGCCAGATTGCTGGGTGAAGTGGAAAATCTGGCGGTGTCCGGCGGCAAATTCCATTTATTTCTCTATACGCGGCCATCGAATCTGCAGCGCTTTCGCGGCTGCGGATTTTACCCGCTGGTGCAATGGGATGACGTTGCCGTGCTGATGGAAAACACACCGGTGGGCATCAGCCAGTATTGCCGCGGGTTGCAGCGCCATTACCACCACGGTCAGCGCATCGGTGCCGTGGTGATGAACGCGAACCCGTTCACCCTCGGGCATCGCTTTCTGGCAGAACAGGCAGCGGCAACCTGCGACTGGTTGCATGTGTTTGTGGTCAGCGAAGATGTGTCGTATTTCCCGTTTCAGGAGCGCCTTGCCATGGTCCGTCTGGGTGTCGCAGACCTGCCCAACGTGACGGTGCATGCCGGTTCTGAATATCTGATCTCCCGCGCAACCTTCCCCGGCTATTTCCTCAAGGACGCCGGGCTGGTGAATCAGGCGTGGAGCGTGATGGATTTACTGATTTTCCGTCAGTACATCGCACCGGCGTTAGGGATTACGCACCGTTTTGTCGGCAGCGAGCCTTTCTGCCCGGTGACTCATCAGTACAACTGCGACATGCATGACTGGCTGGAAGCACCCGACCGCCTGGCATCGCCACCGCTGAAGGTCGTTGAGTTGCCGCGCAAACGTCACGCCAGCGGCCGGGCCATTTCGGCATCTGAAGTGCGCGCGTTGCTCCGGGCGCATCAGTTACCGCGTATCCGCGACATTGTCCCGCCCGGCACTTACTCGCACCTTGAGCAACATTATTCCGCCACTGCGCCCGCTGAACCGGTGCATGACGATGTCCATATTATTTCACCCTCACTTTGTTAA
- a CDS encoding 2-hydroxycarboxylate transporter family protein: MSTTDDTYSVPAGVSSAKQLSLKEKWWHILDTWKIGIIPLPLFAMAGLLIAIDCLDGKLPSDIVVMVATLAFFGFACGEFGKRLPFIGKMGAAAICATFIPSALVYYGLLPDVVVESTTKFYKSTNILYLYICCIIVGSIMSMDRKVLIQGFMRIFFPMLCGEVIGMLTGMGVGLALGMEPFQIFFFLILPIMAGGVGEGAIPLSIGYATLLHMDQGVALGRILPIVMLGSLTAIVISGSLNQLGKRYPHLTGEGQLMPSAKNATTQSNAPAVTGGKTDVTTIAAGALLAVLLYMVGMLLHKLTGLPAPVGMLFAAVGLKLAHGVSPRLLEGSQVVYKFFQTSVTYPILFAVGVAITPWNELVAAFTVSNLLVIISTVAALVTTGFFVGKKIGMHPIDVAIVSCCQSGQGGTGDVAILTAGNRMQLMPFAQIATRIGGAINVSVALLVLGNFLV; encoded by the coding sequence ATGAGTACAACCGACGACACTTATTCTGTTCCCGCGGGAGTTTCTTCCGCAAAACAGCTCTCATTAAAAGAAAAATGGTGGCACATTCTCGACACCTGGAAAATCGGCATTATACCTTTACCGCTGTTTGCCATGGCAGGATTGCTTATCGCAATAGATTGTCTCGACGGCAAACTGCCGAGCGACATCGTGGTCATGGTCGCCACGCTGGCGTTCTTTGGGTTCGCCTGCGGCGAATTCGGCAAACGCCTTCCTTTCATCGGCAAGATGGGCGCGGCGGCGATTTGCGCCACGTTCATTCCTTCCGCGCTGGTCTATTACGGCCTGCTGCCGGATGTCGTGGTGGAATCCACCACCAAGTTCTATAAAAGCACCAATATTCTGTATCTCTACATCTGCTGCATTATCGTCGGCAGCATCATGAGTATGGATCGCAAGGTGCTGATTCAGGGCTTCATGCGCATCTTCTTCCCGATGTTGTGCGGTGAAGTGATCGGCATGTTAACCGGGATGGGCGTCGGTCTGGCGCTGGGCATGGAACCTTTCCAGATTTTCTTCTTCCTGATCTTACCGATTATGGCCGGTGGCGTCGGTGAAGGTGCCATTCCGCTTTCCATCGGTTACGCGACCTTACTGCATATGGATCAGGGCGTGGCACTGGGCCGCATCTTGCCTATCGTGATGCTGGGCAGCCTGACGGCTATCGTCATTTCCGGCTCGCTCAATCAGTTAGGTAAACGGTATCCGCACCTGACCGGCGAAGGCCAGCTGATGCCGTCTGCTAAAAATGCCACAACACAAAGCAATGCACCGGCCGTTACCGGCGGTAAAACCGATGTCACCACCATTGCTGCAGGCGCATTACTGGCTGTTCTGCTTTATATGGTGGGCATGCTGTTACACAAACTGACTGGCCTCCCGGCACCGGTCGGCATGCTGTTTGCGGCCGTTGGCCTGAAACTGGCGCACGGCGTTTCTCCCCGCCTGCTGGAAGGTTCTCAGGTGGTTTACAAATTCTTCCAGACATCCGTCACCTATCCGATTTTGTTCGCCGTCGGCGTGGCCATCACACCGTGGAATGAACTGGTCGCCGCATTCACGGTTTCTAATCTGCTGGTCATTATCAGCACCGTTGCCGCGCTGGTCACCACCGGCTTCTTCGTCGGCAAGAAAATTGGTATGCACCCGATTGATGTGGCCATCGTTTCCTGCTGCCAGAGCGGCCAGGGCGGTACCGGTGACGTCGCCATTCTGACTGCAGGTAACCGCATGCAACTGATGCCGTTTGCCCAAATTGCCACACGTATTGGCGGGGCCATCAATGTCTCAGTTGCCCTGCTGGTGCTCGGCAATTTCCTCGTCTGA
- a CDS encoding fumarylacetoacetate hydrolase family protein: protein MKLASYLYQGRKSYGIATEHGMIDLGRHLGQRYPDLKALLAGNALAQAQALATLPADVDFDDLTFLPVIQNPEKILCVGMNYAEKRKEFDQHNPAPTLFVRFADSQTGHDSPVIKPSRSVEFDYEGELAVIIGSAGENIAREDALAHVAGYSCYMDGSARDWQHTWFTAGKNWPQTGAFGPWMTTADEIPDPHTLAIRTWLNGHMVQDDNTRSMIHKVAELIEYISTFTSLRAGDVIITGSPGGVGKKRVPPLFMKPGDRIEVEIEKIGHLSNVIVAADTQVAAGRQVSHAQAAH from the coding sequence ATGAAACTGGCAAGTTATCTTTATCAGGGGCGCAAGTCCTACGGCATTGCAACAGAGCACGGCATGATCGACCTCGGCCGCCATCTCGGCCAGCGTTATCCGGACCTCAAGGCCCTGCTGGCGGGCAATGCGCTGGCACAGGCTCAGGCGCTGGCTACCCTGCCCGCTGATGTGGATTTCGACGACCTGACTTTTCTGCCGGTGATCCAGAATCCGGAAAAAATTCTCTGTGTCGGCATGAATTACGCCGAAAAGCGTAAAGAGTTTGATCAGCATAATCCGGCCCCGACACTGTTCGTCCGCTTTGCTGATTCCCAGACCGGCCACGACTCTCCCGTCATCAAACCGAGCCGTTCTGTCGAGTTTGATTACGAAGGTGAACTGGCGGTAATCATCGGTTCTGCCGGGGAAAATATCGCTCGTGAAGATGCTCTGGCGCACGTCGCTGGCTACAGCTGTTATATGGACGGCTCTGCCCGCGACTGGCAGCACACCTGGTTTACTGCCGGTAAAAACTGGCCGCAGACCGGCGCGTTCGGGCCGTGGATGACCACCGCCGATGAGATCCCTGATCCGCACACACTGGCGATCCGTACCTGGCTGAACGGTCACATGGTACAGGACGACAACACCCGCAGCATGATCCACAAAGTCGCCGAACTGATTGAGTACATCAGCACCTTTACCTCGCTGCGTGCCGGTGACGTGATCATTACCGGTTCGCCGGGTGGCGTGGGTAAAAAGCGCGTACCACCGCTGTTTATGAAACCCGGCGACCGTATCGAAGTAGAAATCGAAAAGATTGGTCATCTCAGCAATGTGATTGTCGCAGCAGACACGCAGGTTGCCGCTGGCCGTCAGGTGAGTCATGCCCAGGCAGCTCACTAA